One Sander vitreus isolate 19-12246 chromosome 23, sanVit1, whole genome shotgun sequence DNA window includes the following coding sequences:
- the LOC144512351 gene encoding E3 ubiquitin-protein ligase TRIM21-like, translating to MLALTEEQLLCCICLDVYTDPVTLPCGHNFCKNCITEHLNFNSQRQCPMCKSCVNRKCKLCVNTLISEMTAQFRQSAGRTATNSSEQQVDVSCEVPTETKRTALKYCLLLASGLACVIIIYFTINLTLHQTVSSMKNPPLFESSMCPQHGKPLELYCKNEQVSICRSCAHSSHRFHDIVPLKEEYEIKKMELLKTEATIEQKILERQLKNREIKHWAWVSKEAANREIACGVQLFTTLIQSLERTQAELIGMIDAKHKTTETQAKGFAQELEQEISALMRRRAEVERLLHSKDQLHFLQNFPSMNAAPLTRDLTEVCPASNGGILRTALVTAVDQLTEIIRNEMEKLQEAELKSLQLNALDVTLDPDTAHSYLILSDDGKQVHYDDAREKLPDNSKLFEFGPFVLGKQSISCGRFYYDVQVKGKTEWILGVVKESLNRKEVQPDPENGIWVLFHRHGDQYFALAKRSGPLSVNGQPEKVRVFVDYEEGLVSFYDVDAAALIYSFTGCSFTERLYPFFSPFPSKDGGNSAPLIISPVH from the coding sequence ATGTTGGCTCTGACTGAGGAGCAGCTTCTGTGCTGCATCTGCCTGGATGTCTACACTGATCCAGTCACGTTACCATGTGGACACAACTTCTGCAAAAACTGCATCACGGAGCACCTGAATTTTAATTCCCAGCGCCAGTGTCCCATGtgtaaaagttgtgttaatagaaaatgtaagCTTTGTGTCAATACTTTAATATCTGAGATGACTGCTCAGTTCAGACAGTCAGCTGGAAGGACAGCCACCAACAGCTCAGAGCAACAAGTTGACGTTTCCTGTGAAGTTCCTACTGAAACTAAACGGACAGCCCTGAAGTACTGCTTGTTGTTAGCATCAGGCCTTGCATGTGTGATCATTATCTACTTTACAATTAACCTAACGCTTCATCAAACAGTGTCCAGCATGAAAAATCCTCCGCTGTTTGAGAGCAGCATGTGTCCTCAGCATGGCAAACCTCTGGAGCTCTACTGCAAGAATGAACAAGTGTCCATATGTCGGTCCTGTGCTCACTCAAGTCACAGATTTCATGACATTGTTCCTCTAAAAGAAGAATATGAAATAAAGAAGATGGAGCTTTTGAAAACAGAGGCTACAATTGAGCAGAAGATCCTGGAGAGACAACTGAAAAATCGGGAGATCAAACATTGGGCATGGGTTAGCAAGGAAGCTGCCAACAGAGAGATTGCTTGTGGTGTTCAGCTCTTCACTACTTTGATACAGTCTTTGGAAAGAACCCAGGCAGAGCTCATCGGGATGATTGACGCAAAGCACAAAACGACTGAGACACAGGCCAAAGGTTTCGCCCAAGAGCTGGAGCAGGAAATCTCTGCGCTGATGAGGAGGCGGGCCGAGGTGGAGCGGCTCTTACACTCAAAAGACCAGCTCCATTTCCTCCAGAACTTCCCATCCATGAACGCTGCTCCACTCACCAGAGACTTGACAGAGGTTTGTCCAGCTTCGAATGGAGGAATCCTGAGGACAGCTCTGGTAACAGCTGTAGATCAGCTGACAGAGATAATCAGAAATGAGATGGAGAAGCTGCAAGAAGCTGAACTGAAAAGCCTCCAGCTGAATGCCCTAGATGTGACTCTGGATCCTGATACAGCACATTCATATCTCATCTTGTCTGATGATGGGAAACAAGTACACTATGATGATGCGAGGGAGAAGCTCCCAGACAACTCAAAACTATTTGAATTTGGACCTTTTGTCTTGGGAAAGCAGAGTATCTCTTGTGGAAGATTCTACTATGATGTTCAAGTTAAAGGAAAGACTGAATGGATTTTAGGAGTGGTCAAAGAGTCCCTCAACAGGAAAGAAGTTCAACCAGACCCTGAAAATGGCATTTGGGTTCTATTTCATAGACATGGAGATCAGTACTTTGCACTTGCTAAAAGGTCTGGCCCTCTCTCTGTGAATGGTCAGCCTGAGAAGGTCAGAGTGTTTGTAGAttatgaggagggtctggtctcTTTTTATGACGTAGATGCTGCAGCTCTTATCTACTCCTTTACGGGCTGCTCCTTCACCGAGAGACTTTACCCATTCTTCAGTCCTTTTCCTAGTAAAGATGGTGGAAACTCTGCCCCTCTGATTATCTCTCCTGTCCATTAA